From Gordonia crocea, the proteins below share one genomic window:
- a CDS encoding DUF6049 family protein, producing MTSASRHRPGPLGRLAALVATLGLVAVPCLCTAASAADPRTPAPSPAPEPARLAAIDVNGVRPTVVTTSTGPTVVVEGVIRNTGDRVLHSLAVRLQRGQPARQAAHLRTELADDVATFEINGEFQTIAEQLRPGQTTGFSITMPLSGPAGLQISDPGVYPILVNLNATPDYGDRARVADSRTLLPVLSLPPNRDRAREYRANPTAAAKTGLGPDGSVAAATAQPAPFTMLWPIAAPAQTVPGRVGAGATDHIVLVNEALAHSLAPGGRLHNLLVGLRPVMTAGADDPRVAVRDSLCLAIDPDLLVTVSAMTRGYAVPRDPADPTGATTPGRGQADAKAWLAELTKLAAGRCTVALPYAGADLDALHRVGNTALTRLALADPADLVDKILDVKTVRGMALPGNGRINTASTAELAKAQIPTALVASSTVTPRGKNAADGQYVADRLRVATFDRAITAALGAAGSQPHTAASTPADQRVDLSGESAVSRRQAALAALAFPSIVVPDPRFPVRPGDPLPVTGRSSVISPPAYWSVTPQDATDLATTAGLLLRSGAAKPAALPAVITATSKSDRRAALADPATDGWWLPSEKAATSMDASANLTWQLQAALVRSPGGSGGESHGTTPQQYMAPLRYDLLRAIPGPDGTAATRTELRSARGQRVSAVSETLERMKNSVRVLDPGGRYTQVSERSPLLLVTRNELALPIRVRIETAAPLDFTIGDVGVIEIPARGTRQVQFPANSANSESTSVTFTLVSASGVLLGGDPIKLSVNSNAYGKPLFVVTLIAAAVLVLLVARRLWRRFRGTPDPADADRPEVSVQDRFLAGRDYSWRQVESAQHPPGAPDD from the coding sequence GTGACTAGCGCATCCCGTCACCGGCCCGGACCACTGGGCCGCCTCGCGGCGCTGGTGGCCACCCTGGGCCTGGTCGCCGTCCCGTGCCTGTGCACCGCCGCTTCGGCCGCCGACCCACGCACCCCCGCGCCGTCCCCGGCCCCGGAACCCGCCCGCCTGGCGGCCATCGACGTCAACGGCGTCCGGCCAACGGTGGTCACCACATCGACCGGACCGACGGTGGTGGTCGAAGGGGTCATCCGCAACACCGGCGACCGGGTCCTGCACTCCCTCGCGGTGCGACTCCAACGCGGTCAACCGGCCCGACAGGCGGCACACCTGCGCACCGAACTCGCCGACGACGTCGCCACTTTCGAGATCAACGGCGAATTCCAGACCATCGCCGAACAGCTCCGGCCGGGCCAAACCACCGGGTTCTCGATCACCATGCCGTTGAGCGGACCAGCCGGGCTGCAGATCTCCGATCCCGGGGTCTACCCGATCCTGGTCAACCTGAACGCCACCCCCGACTACGGCGATCGGGCCAGGGTCGCCGACTCCCGCACCCTCCTCCCGGTGCTGTCCCTCCCGCCCAACCGGGATCGGGCCCGCGAGTACCGGGCCAACCCCACCGCGGCCGCGAAGACCGGGTTGGGTCCGGATGGCTCGGTCGCCGCCGCCACCGCGCAGCCGGCCCCGTTCACCATGCTGTGGCCGATCGCCGCGCCCGCGCAGACCGTCCCCGGACGGGTCGGCGCCGGCGCCACCGACCACATCGTGCTGGTCAACGAAGCCCTGGCCCATTCGCTGGCCCCGGGCGGGCGCCTGCACAACCTGCTGGTCGGGCTGCGGCCGGTGATGACCGCCGGCGCCGACGACCCGCGCGTCGCGGTGCGCGACAGTCTCTGCCTCGCGATCGACCCCGATCTGTTGGTCACCGTCAGCGCGATGACCCGCGGTTACGCCGTCCCGCGCGACCCGGCCGACCCGACCGGCGCGACGACGCCCGGCCGGGGTCAGGCCGACGCCAAGGCCTGGTTGGCCGAGCTGACCAAGCTCGCCGCCGGGCGCTGCACCGTCGCACTGCCGTATGCGGGCGCCGATCTCGACGCGCTGCACCGGGTGGGGAACACCGCGCTGACCCGGCTGGCACTGGCCGATCCGGCCGACCTCGTCGACAAGATCCTCGACGTGAAGACCGTGCGCGGGATGGCGCTGCCCGGCAACGGCCGCATCAACACCGCGAGCACCGCCGAACTCGCCAAGGCCCAGATCCCGACCGCGCTGGTCGCCTCGTCCACCGTCACCCCCCGGGGCAAGAATGCCGCCGACGGGCAGTACGTCGCCGACCGGTTGCGCGTCGCCACCTTCGACCGCGCCATCACTGCCGCACTCGGTGCCGCCGGATCCCAACCGCACACCGCCGCCTCGACCCCGGCGGACCAGCGGGTCGACCTGTCCGGGGAGTCCGCGGTGAGTCGGCGCCAAGCCGCCCTGGCCGCGCTGGCCTTCCCCTCGATCGTCGTCCCCGATCCGCGGTTCCCCGTCCGACCCGGCGATCCGCTCCCGGTGACCGGTCGCAGCTCGGTGATCTCCCCGCCCGCCTATTGGTCGGTCACCCCGCAAGACGCCACCGATCTGGCCACGACCGCCGGACTGCTGCTGCGGTCCGGGGCGGCGAAGCCCGCGGCGCTGCCCGCGGTGATCACGGCCACGTCGAAGTCTGATCGCCGGGCCGCACTCGCCGACCCGGCCACCGACGGCTGGTGGCTGCCCTCGGAGAAGGCCGCCACGTCGATGGACGCCTCGGCCAACCTCACCTGGCAACTGCAGGCGGCCCTCGTCCGCAGCCCCGGCGGTTCGGGGGGCGAATCCCACGGCACCACGCCGCAGCAGTACATGGCTCCGCTGCGCTACGACCTGCTGCGCGCCATCCCCGGTCCCGACGGCACCGCCGCGACGCGCACCGAACTGCGGTCGGCACGCGGTCAACGGGTCTCGGCGGTGTCCGAGACGCTGGAGCGGATGAAGAACTCAGTGCGGGTCCTAGATCCGGGCGGGCGCTACACCCAAGTCTCCGAGCGCAGTCCGCTGCTCCTGGTGACCCGCAACGAGCTCGCCCTGCCGATCCGGGTACGCATCGAAACCGCCGCCCCGCTCGACTTCACCATCGGCGACGTCGGGGTCATCGAGATCCCCGCGCGCGGTACCCGCCAGGTGCAGTTCCCGGCGAATTCGGCCAACTCCGAGTCCACCTCGGTCACCTTCACACTGGTGTCCGCCTCCGGGGTGCTCCTCGGCGGCGACCCGATCAAACTGTCGGTGAATTCGAACGCCTACGGCAAGCCGCTCTTCGTCGTCACGCTGATCGCCGCCGCCGTCTTGGTCCTCCTCGTCGCGCGCCGGCTGTGGCGGCGGTTCCGCGGCACCCCCGACCCGGCCGACGCCGACCGCCCCGAGGTGAGCGTCCAGGACCGCTTCCTCGCCGGGCGCGACTATTCCTGGCGTCAGGTCGAATCGGCCCAGCACCCGCCCGGGGCGCCCGATGACTGA
- a CDS encoding murein biosynthesis integral membrane protein MurJ — translation MTDRRDASADGEVESTPPPGGFRPLSGPLAEPGQSPVPPPRQSPGPTPRAQPHPIPPRRPAPRRPPEQAPPDKSGETSDASVVRTGGSIALATLISRITGFVRTVMLVGILGAAFSSAFQVAYVLPNMIAEVVLGAVLTAIVIPVLVRAEAEDDDGGVGFINRIYTLTLTVLGTATLLALIAAPVLTWLNVGSDSQVSRPLTTAFAYLLLPEILFYGVSALFMAILNVKNVFKPGAWAPVLNNVVQIATLVLYSVMPGELTLNPVRMTNPQLLVLGIGTTLGVVVQAAILVPFLKRAGVQLRIQWGLDARLRRFGNMAAAIVLYVLVLQIGLIVTNRIAAAHAESGIIAYATHWQLLQLPYGVLGVTILTALMPRLSRNAAANDNRAVVADLSLATRLTMVALVPVVVYMSFFGPQIGLTLFDFGRFDASQASQLGSVLAWGAFTLIPYAMTLVQLRVFYARQDAWTPTAMVVGITGVKVASSYLGPVLFDDPDMIIRWLALSNGLGYLVGAVVGHFLLRSQLGGERMPAVARTTMITIAASLGAIATVWGVARLTGADVLGEKFGAAGWLVYLAITAVAGLGLAYAIMAAARVPDVVAITAMVRRALGRFIPALAPPAATPNEDETALTVQFPRIGSEESLPYSGQVEVVRRFDRGTATWQSYTVHSGGAAGAGSLPYQPRGADGIVRPDMRYRRRGMPLMSDGDADSALPEAPSAPTDDNPTDTSQTDGSEGTAVATPGPPPRLRGPRLVPGAAVAGGRYRLIAHCGGARGLQFWHARDINLDRDVALTFVDAEQLAEPPKAGETPSAQGEGPQAVLSRTLRIGNLNSAGAARVLDVIRGSSGGIVVSEWVPGSSLAEVAGTNPSPIGAARAVRALAAAAEAAHRAGGALSIDSPSRIRISTDGDAVLAFPGTHLGDDKTSDVRGLGAVLYALLLDRWPLTADGSTTTTVKQSTDRIDGMHPALADDDGDTPIEPRRVRSTIPFEISAVAARALAGNQGIRTAATVQHVLDQATVVDLPTDMMAPVDSDGKPIAPPDDASGTAAAGAPGIRSTPVAIPAAQPAAGRNKPLWIGLGIAALLLVIALVIALAKVFGGGNDSLSNIDAILTTGTSEQAQAPGAVIPLQNVSVVDFSDQPADPSTNIANIISGASPSWHTDSYRFSADFGGLKPGIGLLFNLGGSRSVRTVIIATPNPGFTVELRTAGATVTDLSATKKVGGGTVDSPQTTLTIDAPQPSPFLLIWITELAPSTQNSGQYEATVQKVTMKS, via the coding sequence ATGACTGATCGCCGCGACGCAAGCGCCGACGGCGAGGTCGAGTCGACCCCGCCGCCCGGCGGGTTCCGTCCGCTGTCGGGCCCGCTGGCGGAACCGGGCCAGTCCCCGGTCCCGCCCCCGCGCCAATCCCCGGGCCCAACCCCCCGGGCCCAACCCCACCCCATCCCGCCGCGTCGCCCGGCTCCCCGCCGGCCGCCGGAGCAGGCTCCCCCCGACAAGTCGGGTGAGACCTCCGACGCCTCGGTGGTCCGCACCGGCGGATCCATCGCGCTGGCGACGCTGATCAGCCGCATCACCGGTTTCGTCCGCACGGTGATGCTCGTCGGCATCCTCGGCGCCGCGTTCTCCTCGGCCTTCCAGGTCGCCTACGTGCTGCCGAACATGATCGCCGAGGTCGTCCTCGGCGCCGTCCTCACCGCCATCGTGATTCCCGTCCTGGTGCGCGCCGAGGCCGAGGACGACGACGGCGGCGTCGGGTTCATCAACCGCATCTACACCCTGACTCTCACCGTGCTCGGCACCGCGACCCTGCTGGCGCTGATCGCGGCACCGGTGTTGACCTGGTTGAACGTCGGCTCCGACAGCCAGGTCAGCCGCCCGCTGACCACCGCATTCGCCTATCTGCTGCTGCCGGAGATCCTCTTCTACGGTGTGTCCGCGCTGTTCATGGCGATTCTCAACGTGAAGAACGTGTTCAAGCCCGGCGCCTGGGCACCGGTGCTGAACAACGTCGTGCAGATCGCCACGCTGGTGCTGTACTCCGTGATGCCCGGTGAGTTGACCCTCAACCCGGTGCGGATGACCAACCCGCAGCTGCTGGTCCTGGGCATCGGCACGACGCTGGGCGTCGTGGTGCAGGCCGCCATCCTGGTCCCGTTCCTCAAGCGGGCCGGGGTCCAGCTGCGAATCCAGTGGGGCCTCGACGCCCGGCTGCGCCGGTTCGGGAACATGGCCGCGGCCATCGTCCTCTACGTCTTGGTCCTGCAGATCGGCCTCATCGTCACCAACCGGATCGCTGCGGCCCACGCCGAATCCGGGATCATCGCCTACGCCACACATTGGCAATTGCTCCAGCTGCCCTACGGGGTCCTGGGCGTCACCATCCTCACCGCGTTGATGCCGCGGCTGTCGCGCAACGCCGCGGCCAACGACAACCGCGCCGTCGTCGCCGACCTGTCCCTGGCCACGCGGCTGACGATGGTGGCCCTCGTGCCGGTCGTCGTCTACATGAGTTTCTTCGGTCCGCAGATCGGTCTGACCCTGTTCGACTTCGGGCGGTTCGACGCCAGTCAGGCCAGCCAACTCGGATCGGTGCTGGCGTGGGGTGCGTTCACCCTCATCCCGTACGCGATGACCCTGGTCCAGCTGCGGGTGTTCTATGCGCGCCAGGACGCCTGGACCCCGACGGCCATGGTCGTCGGAATCACCGGCGTCAAGGTCGCCTCCTCCTACCTGGGGCCGGTGTTGTTCGACGACCCGGACATGATCATCCGGTGGCTGGCCCTGTCGAACGGATTGGGCTACCTCGTCGGCGCCGTCGTCGGACATTTCCTGCTCCGCTCCCAGCTGGGTGGCGAGCGGATGCCGGCGGTCGCCCGGACCACGATGATCACCATTGCCGCATCGCTGGGCGCCATCGCGACCGTCTGGGGTGTGGCCCGCCTGACGGGAGCCGACGTGCTGGGGGAGAAGTTCGGTGCCGCCGGGTGGCTGGTGTACCTGGCGATCACCGCGGTGGCCGGGCTCGGTCTGGCCTACGCGATCATGGCCGCGGCGCGGGTCCCCGACGTCGTCGCCATCACCGCGATGGTCCGCCGCGCCCTCGGCCGATTCATCCCCGCGCTGGCGCCGCCGGCCGCTACGCCCAACGAGGATGAAACCGCTCTCACGGTGCAGTTCCCGCGAATTGGCTCGGAGGAATCGCTACCCTACTCTGGTCAAGTCGAGGTCGTGCGACGGTTTGACCGGGGAACCGCGACCTGGCAGTCCTACACCGTTCACAGTGGTGGGGCCGCCGGAGCCGGTAGCCTTCCGTATCAGCCGCGCGGCGCCGATGGAATCGTCCGCCCTGACATGCGCTACCGCAGGAGAGGAATGCCGCTCATGAGCGACGGCGACGCCGACAGCGCCCTGCCAGAGGCCCCCTCGGCCCCGACCGACGACAATCCGACCGACACCAGCCAGACCGACGGCAGCGAGGGTACCGCCGTCGCCACTCCGGGCCCGCCGCCCCGGTTGCGCGGACCACGGCTGGTGCCGGGAGCGGCCGTCGCCGGTGGCCGGTACCGGTTGATCGCGCACTGCGGCGGTGCCCGGGGGCTGCAGTTCTGGCACGCGCGAGACATCAACCTCGACCGTGACGTGGCCTTGACCTTTGTCGACGCCGAGCAACTCGCCGAACCGCCGAAGGCCGGGGAGACGCCGAGCGCCCAGGGGGAGGGCCCGCAGGCCGTGCTGTCCCGGACGCTGCGCATCGGCAATTTGAACTCCGCCGGCGCGGCCCGGGTTCTCGATGTGATCCGCGGGTCGTCGGGCGGGATCGTCGTGTCCGAGTGGGTGCCCGGTTCGTCCCTCGCCGAGGTCGCCGGGACCAATCCCTCCCCGATCGGCGCTGCGCGCGCGGTACGGGCGTTGGCCGCCGCCGCCGAGGCGGCACACCGGGCCGGCGGCGCCCTGTCCATCGACAGCCCGTCGCGCATCCGGATCTCCACCGACGGGGATGCCGTACTGGCCTTCCCCGGCACGCACCTGGGCGACGACAAGACCTCCGACGTCCGCGGACTCGGCGCGGTCCTCTACGCGCTGCTCCTCGACCGCTGGCCACTCACCGCCGACGGATCGACGACGACGACGGTCAAGCAGTCCACCGACCGGATCGACGGGATGCATCCGGCGCTCGCCGACGACGACGGCGACACCCCGATCGAACCGCGCCGCGTCCGGTCGACGATCCCCTTCGAGATCTCCGCTGTGGCAGCCCGCGCGCTCGCCGGCAACCAGGGGATCCGCACCGCCGCCACCGTCCAGCACGTCCTCGACCAGGCCACCGTGGTGGACCTGCCCACCGACATGATGGCGCCGGTCGACAGCGACGGAAAGCCGATCGCTCCCCCCGACGATGCTTCGGGTACCGCCGCTGCCGGAGCGCCGGGCATCCGGTCGACCCCGGTGGCGATACCCGCGGCCCAGCCGGCCGCCGGCCGTAACAAGCCGCTGTGGATCGGCCTCGGCATTGCCGCGCTGCTCTTGGTGATCGCCTTGGTCATCGCACTGGCCAAGGTGTTCGGCGGCGGCAACGACTCGTTGTCCAACATCGACGCGATCCTTACCACCGGCACGAGCGAACAGGCGCAGGCCCCGGGCGCGGTGATCCCCCTGCAGAATGTGTCGGTCGTGGACTTCTCCGACCAACCGGCCGACCCGTCGACGAATATCGCGAACATCATCAGTGGCGCGTCGCCCTCCTGGCACACCGACAGCTATCGCTTCTCCGCTGATTTTGGTGGCCTCAAGCCCGGTATCGGCCTGCTGTTCAACCTCGGTGGGAGCCGGTCCGTCCGCACCGTCATCATCGCGACCCCCAACCCCGGGTTCACCGTCGAATTGCGCACCGCGGGGGCCACCGTGACCGACCTGTCGGCCACGAAGAAGGTGGGCGGGGGGACTGTCGACTCGCCGCAGACCACCTTGACCATCGATGCGCCGCAGCCGTCGCCGTTTCTGTTGATCTGGATCACCGAGCTGGCACCGTCGACCCAGAACTCGGGCCAGTACGAGGCCACCGTGCAGAAGGTCACGATGAAGAGCTGA
- the sigM gene encoding RNA polymerase sigma factor SigM — protein MNWGDPEQFSDADLLQAHIDGDDFAFTLLVRRHHDRMAAVAYRTMNDPQEVPDALQEAWTKAHEMAAQFRADSQVSSWLHRIVVNACLDRMRRSRVRAAKLVAEIDTQLPDEAEQARDIDLTLSINGALRLLPEDQRRAILLVDVEGYSIAEAAELLAVPTGTVKSRCARGRLRLSVILRALRAPA, from the coding sequence ATGAACTGGGGGGATCCGGAGCAGTTCAGCGATGCTGACCTGCTGCAAGCACACATCGACGGCGACGACTTCGCCTTCACCCTGCTGGTCCGCCGCCATCATGACCGGATGGCGGCGGTGGCCTACCGCACCATGAACGACCCGCAAGAAGTCCCCGACGCGCTCCAGGAGGCGTGGACCAAGGCCCACGAGATGGCGGCCCAGTTCCGCGCCGATTCCCAGGTGTCGAGTTGGCTGCACCGGATCGTGGTGAACGCCTGCCTCGACCGGATGCGGCGGTCGCGCGTCCGGGCGGCCAAACTCGTCGCCGAGATCGACACCCAACTGCCCGACGAGGCCGAGCAGGCCCGCGACATCGATCTGACCCTGTCGATCAACGGTGCACTCCGCCTGCTTCCCGAGGACCAGCGCCGGGCCATCCTGCTCGTCGACGTGGAGGGCTACTCGATCGCCGAAGCCGCCGAGCTTCTCGCCGTTCCGACCGGTACGGTGAAGAGCCGCTGTGCGCGGGGCCGACTGCGCCTCTCGGTGATCCTGCGGGCATTGCGGGCACCCGCCTGA
- a CDS encoding anti-sigma factor family protein codes for MSEMSRVFPEPPFAPELIADLHAGALEDDLATHIRSRLDADPDARDLLESLDATVDALGGLPAPAVTVPEEVRAASERTLARLAQQRSAPAAPRPRHGALLLGAAAGVCVVAAGVAVAALMSPGNPASPDSADEVAAAETASLLAAVRAPQSVALDANRLARCLTANRLGDVGVVGAGYLTYRGRPAQVILTPTGQAGRFNALVTTRDCDAGKPGTLARAVVTE; via the coding sequence GTGAGCGAAATGTCCCGGGTCTTTCCGGAGCCGCCTTTCGCACCCGAGTTGATTGCCGACCTCCACGCCGGCGCCCTCGAGGACGACCTTGCCACCCATATTCGGTCGCGGTTGGACGCCGATCCCGACGCCAGGGATCTCCTGGAGTCACTCGACGCGACGGTCGACGCCCTGGGCGGGTTGCCCGCACCCGCGGTCACCGTTCCCGAGGAGGTGCGCGCCGCGTCGGAACGCACGCTCGCCCGTCTCGCGCAACAGCGCTCGGCGCCCGCCGCGCCGCGCCCGCGCCACGGGGCGCTGCTGCTCGGAGCGGCCGCGGGTGTGTGCGTCGTGGCCGCCGGGGTCGCCGTCGCCGCGTTGATGAGCCCGGGGAATCCCGCGTCGCCCGATTCCGCGGACGAGGTCGCCGCCGCCGAGACCGCATCCCTGTTGGCCGCCGTCCGGGCGCCCCAATCGGTGGCGCTCGACGCGAACCGGTTGGCCCGGTGCCTGACCGCCAATCGGTTGGGCGACGTCGGCGTCGTCGGCGCCGGCTATCTCACCTACCGGGGCCGCCCCGCCCAGGTGATCCTGACGCCGACCGGTCAGGCGGGCCGCTTCAACGCCCTGGTCACCACCAGGGACTGTGATGCCGGTAAACCGGGCACCCTGGCCCGCGCCGTGGTCACCGAGTAG
- the trxB gene encoding thioredoxin-disulfide reductase, translated as MSSSSEAENPVHELIIVGSGPAGYTAAIYAARAELAPVVFEGTQFGGALMTTTEVENFPGFREGIQGPELMDEMREQALRFGADLRMEDVDAIRLNGEVKEVEVGGEVHRAKAVILAMGAAARYLGLDDEQRLLGRGVSACATCDGFFFKDNAIAVIGGGDSAMEEATFLTKFASKVYLVHRREEFRASKIMLDRAKNNPKIEFVTNAAVERLVGDDSLTGLVLSDTRTGEERDLDVTGMFVAIGHDPRSNLVAGQVDLDAEGYVLTQGRSSYTSIPGVFAAGDLVDHTYRQAITAAGSGCAAAIDAERWLAERADQHTSDRAAAV; from the coding sequence GTGAGTTCCAGTTCTGAAGCCGAGAACCCCGTCCACGAGCTGATCATCGTGGGTTCCGGCCCCGCCGGCTACACCGCAGCCATCTACGCCGCCCGGGCCGAGCTGGCCCCCGTGGTCTTCGAGGGCACCCAGTTCGGCGGCGCGCTGATGACCACCACCGAGGTGGAGAACTTCCCCGGTTTCCGCGAGGGGATCCAGGGCCCCGAGCTGATGGACGAGATGCGCGAGCAGGCGTTGCGATTCGGCGCCGACCTGCGCATGGAGGATGTCGACGCCATCCGCCTCAACGGCGAGGTCAAAGAGGTCGAGGTCGGCGGCGAAGTCCACCGCGCCAAGGCCGTCATCCTGGCCATGGGTGCCGCTGCCCGCTACCTGGGCCTCGACGACGAGCAGCGCCTCCTCGGCCGCGGCGTGTCGGCCTGTGCCACCTGCGACGGCTTCTTCTTCAAGGACAACGCGATCGCCGTCATCGGCGGCGGCGACTCGGCGATGGAGGAAGCCACCTTCCTGACCAAGTTCGCCAGCAAGGTCTACCTGGTGCACCGCCGCGAGGAGTTCCGCGCGTCGAAGATCATGCTGGACCGCGCCAAGAACAACCCGAAGATCGAGTTCGTCACCAACGCCGCGGTCGAGCGCCTCGTCGGCGATGATTCGCTGACCGGCCTGGTTCTCTCCGACACACGGACCGGGGAGGAGCGCGATCTGGACGTGACCGGAATGTTCGTCGCCATCGGTCATGACCCGCGCAGCAACCTGGTCGCCGGCCAGGTCGACCTCGACGCCGAGGGCTACGTGTTGACGCAGGGCCGCTCGAGCTACACCTCCATTCCCGGCGTCTTCGCGGCCGGCGACCTCGTCGACCACACCTACCGTCAGGCCATCACCGCCGCGGGCAGCGGGTGTGCGGCCGCCATCGACGCCGAGCGCTGGTTGGCCGAGCGGGCCGACCAACACACCTCAGACCGCGCCGCCGCGGTCTGA
- the trxA gene encoding thioredoxin, protein MGAHTTDVTDTSFADDVLASDKPVLVDFWATWCGPCKMVAPVLEEIARDHGDKLTVAKVDVDANPGVARDYSIMSIPTMKLFSGGEVVKTIVGAKGKAALLRELDSVING, encoded by the coding sequence ATGGGCGCCCACACCACCGATGTCACCGACACCTCGTTTGCCGACGACGTGCTCGCCTCCGACAAGCCCGTGCTCGTCGACTTCTGGGCGACCTGGTGCGGTCCGTGCAAAATGGTCGCGCCGGTGCTGGAGGAGATCGCCCGCGACCACGGCGACAAACTCACCGTCGCCAAGGTCGATGTCGACGCCAATCCGGGCGTCGCGCGGGACTACTCGATCATGTCGATCCCGACGATGAAGCTCTTCTCCGGCGGCGAGGTCGTCAAGACCATTGTCGGTGCGAAGGGGAAGGCCGCCTTGCTGCGGGAACTGGACTCGGTGATCAACGGTTAA
- a CDS encoding N-acetylmuramoyl-L-alanine amidase: MPNFRLGDQDSAVAEIRAILVGHQLLPDTSGPGDLTTAADGWASPEAVFDTALDHAVRAFQQQRGLIVDGVVGPATYRALLESSYHLGSRVLLYRLSSPMTGDDVAALQARLQNLGYYPSLVDGIFGDSTHRALCRYQEEYGLSSDGICGPATLRSLERLGNRITGGSPHAIREEERVRRSGPLLSGKRVLIDAGHGGTHPLSVGSVAELEERILNDVAHRLEGRMGAAGMETFLSHGVGSVPDDSERAQTANAVDADLVIALRCAHHPTAAASGVASFYFGNNHGSYSTIGRNLASYIQREIVARTGLYDCRTHPRTWSILRETRMPTALIDIGYVTNPTDAAWLDDPAHRDTVAEAILIAVKRVYLLGENDRPTGTYTFADLLAAERAIS, translated from the coding sequence ATGCCGAACTTCAGGCTTGGTGATCAGGATTCGGCCGTTGCCGAGATTCGAGCCATCCTGGTCGGGCACCAGTTGCTCCCCGATACCTCCGGCCCCGGCGACCTCACCACCGCCGCCGACGGCTGGGCCTCGCCGGAAGCCGTCTTCGATACCGCCCTCGACCACGCGGTCCGCGCCTTCCAGCAGCAGCGCGGCCTGATCGTCGATGGCGTCGTCGGGCCGGCCACCTACCGCGCGCTCCTCGAATCCTCCTACCATCTGGGCTCACGCGTCCTGCTCTACCGCCTGTCCTCCCCGATGACCGGTGACGACGTGGCCGCACTCCAAGCGCGGCTGCAAAACCTCGGCTACTACCCGAGTCTGGTCGACGGGATCTTCGGCGACAGCACCCATCGGGCCCTGTGCCGCTACCAGGAGGAGTACGGCCTCTCCTCGGACGGCATCTGTGGCCCGGCGACCCTGCGCTCCCTGGAACGCCTGGGCAACCGCATTACCGGTGGGTCGCCGCACGCCATCCGCGAGGAGGAGCGCGTGCGCCGGTCCGGCCCGTTGCTCTCCGGCAAGCGCGTCTTGATCGATGCCGGCCACGGCGGCACCCACCCGCTCTCCGTCGGGTCGGTCGCCGAGCTCGAAGAACGGATCCTCAACGACGTCGCCCACCGCTTGGAAGGGCGCATGGGGGCCGCGGGGATGGAGACCTTCCTGTCCCACGGTGTCGGGTCGGTGCCCGACGATTCCGAGCGGGCACAAACGGCCAACGCCGTTGACGCCGACCTCGTCATCGCGCTGCGCTGCGCCCATCACCCGACCGCGGCCGCAAGCGGCGTCGCCAGCTTCTACTTCGGGAACAACCACGGGTCCTACTCGACCATCGGCCGGAATCTCGCCAGCTACATCCAGCGCGAAATCGTCGCTCGCACAGGGCTTTACGACTGCCGCACCCACCCGCGCACCTGGTCGATCCTGCGCGAGACGCGGATGCCGACGGCACTCATCGACATCGGCTACGTCACCAATCCGACCGATGCCGCGTGGCTCGACGACCCGGCCCACCGCGACACCGTCGCCGAGGCCATCCTCATCGCAGTCAAGCGGGTCTACCTCCTGGGGGAGAACGACCGGCCCACCGGGACGTACACCTTCGCCGATCTGTTGGCCGCCGAGCGCGCCATCTCCTGA